GACTCGACCGCTCAGCTGGGCCGGGCAGTTCCTTGCGTTGGGGCAGCGCAGATCGATGTCGCCGTCCTTCATGGCGCGCAGCTCGGTGCCGCACTCGGGGCACCCCTTCGGCATGTGCCACTCGATCTCGGAGCCGTCCCGCAGTTCCACCACTGCGCCCAGAATCTCGGGGATCACGTCGCCGGCCTTCCGCAGTACGATCGTGTCGCCGATTAGCACACCCTTTGCCTTCACCACGTCCTGATTGTGGAGGGTGGCCTGGCTCACCGTCGAACCGGCGACATGCACGGGGGCCATCACGGCATAGGGCGTGGCCCGCCCGGTGCGCCCGACGCCGACCTTGATGTCGAGCAGCTTCGTATGCACCTCTTCGGGCGGGAACTTGTACGCGATCGCCCAACGCGGCGCGCGGTTCGTCGCACCCAGCTCCGCGTGGAGTTCGAGCTCGTCCACCTTGACGACGATGCCGTCGATCTCATGCTCAAAATCGTGCCGCCGCTCGCCGCGGGACTCGATGAAGTCGACCACCTCGTCGATCGAGTCGAGCACCGCTGAGTGAGGCGAGACAGGCAGGCCCCACGCCTCCAACGCGGCGTATGCATCGGACTGATTCTGGAAGTCAGGACGTTCCCAGGCGCCGATGCCGTGCACGTACAACGACAGCCGCCCCAGGCGCTCGCGCATGAGTACGAGCTCGGCTTCGGTCTTCTTGTCCGCGCGCTGGCGCAGGCTGCCGGCCGCGGTGTTGCGGGCGTTCGCGAACTCCGGGTATTTCACCGGGATGTCTTCCTCGCTCTTGCCCTTCGCGAGTTGCTCGGCGACGTACGCTGCCTGGAGCTGGTGTTGGCGTTCGTTCAGCCAGGCGAAGTTCTCGCCGCTCAAGAACACCTCGCCCCTGGCCTCGAAGAACTCGGGCGGCGCATCTGTGCCGCTCAACCTCCGCGGAATCGCCGGAATGAGGTCGACATTCTCGGTGATGTCCTCACCCACCCGCCCGTCCCCGCGGGTGGTCGCAGTTTCGAGCACGCCGTTGCGGTATGCGAGGTTGATCGCGAGGCCGTCGATCTTCAGCTCGGTCAGCCAGTGCACGGCGCGGCCGGCCGAGGCGGCCGTCTTCTCGGCCCACTCGCGGAACTCGTCGATCGAGAAGACATTGTCGAGGCTCAGCAAGCGTTCCGCATGCTCGTGCTCGGGGAATCCGGCCGACACGATCGCGGCGCCGACCTGGCGCGTCGGGCTGTCCTGGCCCGCGAGCTCCGGGAACGCTCGCTCGATCTCTTCGACTCGTCGGATCAGCGCGTCGTATTCGGCGTCACTCACGAGGCTGACTCCGCTCGAGTGATAGGCCAAGCGGTACGCGTCAATCTTCGCGCTCAGCTCCTCGGCCTCGGCGCGGGCGGACTCAAAGTTCAGGGGCTGCTCGGTCACATGACCAGTGTAGAAGTAGCCGCAGACAACTGGCTATGCCGAAACCGAGGTCGCCGATACCGAGCGATCGATCGTGAACTGACCGAGCACACGCGTGCCCAGGTACAGCACCGCGGTCTGGCCGGGAGCGACACCCACAAGCGGATCGATGGGATCGACGACAACCTCGTGCGTCGCGTCGACGCGGTGGAGCTCGGTGCGCGCGTCGTCGGTGATCTCGACCAGCCGCGCGACCGCCGGCACGGGGTCGGCGTGGGCGCGAATCTGCACCTCGCAGTCGAACGCCTCTGCAAGATCGATACCGGGCTCTCCTGCCCAGCTGAAGCGGCCGCCCGAGATCTGGCTCACGGCGAGAGCCTCCTTGGGGCCCACCACGACCTGATTCGATACCGGCCGGATCGAGAGCACGAAGCGCGGCTTGCCGTCCTCCGCCGGCCGTCCGATCGCCAGGCCCCTGCGCTGACCGATCGTGTACCCGTTCGCACCGTCGTGCTGTCCAAGAACAACACCTGCCTCGTCGACGATGTCACCGGGCGTGCGCTCGCTGTGATCGGAGAGCCAGCCGCGCGTATCGCCATCGGGGATGAAACAGATGTCGTGGCTATCCGGCTTCTGCGCGATCTGGATGCCGCGCTCGGCTGCCTCTGCGCGCACGAGGTCCTTCGACGGGGTGTCACCGAGCGGGAAGTAGCAATAGGCGAGCTGCTCTTCGGTCAGCACCCCGAGGACATAGGACTGATCTTTCGCCCAGGCGCTCGCCCGATGCAGCTCGCGGCCGTTCGGGCCTTCGGCCATGATTGCGTAGTGGCCCGTCGCGACCGCGTCGAATCCGAGGGCGATCGCCTTGTCGAGCAGCGCCGCGAACTTGATCTTCTCGTTGCAGCGCATGCACGGGTTCGGGGTACGACCCGCCTCGTACTCGGCGACGAAGTCGTCGACGACGTCCTCCTTGAAGCGCTCGCTGAAGTCCCAGACGTAGAACGGGATATCGAGCAGGCCGGCGACGCGGCGCGCGTCCATCGAGTCCTCGATGGTGCAGCAGCCGCGCGAACCGGTGCGCAGGGTCCCGGGCATGCGGCTGAGCGCCAGGTGTACGCCCACCACTTCGTGACCTGCGTCAACCGCGCGCGCCGCAGCGACCGCAGAATCGACGCCACCACTCATCGCCGCCAAAATCTTCATCGGGCAAGTCTACGCCGAGCTGGTCGGTGGTTCCTGGGACGGGCGGCTAGCTCAGCCCCGCCCTCCGGGCCTTCTCCACGGCCCCTGGCAGCGCATCCAGGAAGCGGTCGACCGCCGACTCGGCGTCTGATCCGCCAAGCGTCATCCTGAGCGCGCCGAGCGCCTCGCTCTCGGGAACCCCCATCGCGAGGAGCACATGAGAGGTCTCGGCGACTCCCGCCTGGCAGGCGGACCCGGTGGAGACCGAGACCCCCGCCTCATCCAACAGGAACAAGAGTGAGTCGCCCTGGCAGCCGGGAAAAGTGAAATGGGCGTTGCCGGGAAGGCGCGCGCTGACACCCGCGCCCGGGGCAGTCCCGTGCAGCTTCGCGTCGGGTACCAGCACGCGAACACCTGAGATGAGGCGGTCGCGCGCCCGCGCAAGGGCGGAGGGATCCGCGACGGTCGCCGCGGCCAGATCGAGTGCGGCGGCAAACGCCACCGCTCCGGCCGCGTCCTGCGTACCTGATCGGCCCCGCTGTTGCGTGCCACCGTGGAGGAGCGCTTCGATCTTCGTTCGCCGAGCGATCAAGAGGGCGCCAACGCCGACCGGGCCGCCGATCTTGTGCGCGGAGACGCTCAGCGTGCTCGCGCCCAGCTCGTGAAAGTCGATGGGCACCTGACCGAGAGCAGCGACCGCGTCGACATGACATGGAATCGACTCGCCCTCAGCGACCGCGCATAGTGCCGCGACCGGCTGCACCGACCCAACTTCATTGTTGGCCAGGAGGAACGTCACGAGCGCGACCCGTTCAGCACCGACCTCGGCGATCGCGGCTGCCAAAGTCTCGGGGCGCAACACCCCTTCCGTGTCGACGTCCAGCCAAAACAACTCGGCTCCCTGGTGGTCCCGCAGCCACTCACAGGCCTCGAGTGTCGCGTGATGCTCCGTACGGGCCAGCAGGATCACCGGCCGAGGTCCGTCTGACTGCCGTGCCCAGAACAGGCCCTTCACCGCCAGATTGATCGATTCGGTACCCCCGGAGGTCAGTGAGACCTCAACACGCTCGGCGCCGAGCGTCGCGGCGATCCGTTCGCGGGCCGCCTCGAGCAGCTCAAGAGATGATTGACCATCCGCATGGGACGAGGCGGGGTTTCCCACCAGCCCGAGCGCGTGCAGGTACTGCGTGCGCACCTCGTCCGGCATCGGCGAGGTGGCCGCGTGGTCGAGGTACGCCCGTGCGGGCCGCGCGGATCCTGCCATCTGGACTAGTAGAGCAGGCTCGCGAGTCGACGGCGAGCCGCGACGACCCGCGCGTCAGTGACGCCCACGACCTCGAACAGTTCGACGAGGCGTTCCCGCAGGCGCGCCTGGTCCTCGTCGGAAGCGGTCGGGTAGCACTCGAGCAGCCGCAGGAATCCGTCCTCGACGTGCCCGCCGGAGACGTCGAGATCCGCCACGCTCATCTGAGCGTCGACATCCGTGGGGGCGTCCGATGCCGCCTCGCGGATCGAGTTGGCGTCAACACCATCGAGGCGCAACAACAGCCGAACCTGCACGAGGGCGGCGCGCGCCTCCTCGTCCCGGGGAGCCCGGGCGATGACGGCCTCGTATGCCGCCGCTGCGCCGGCATAGTCGCCGCGCTCGATCGCATCGACCGCCTCACGGTGAGCCGGCGGAACCACCGGCTCGGCAGGCGCCGGCTCCCCCACAAAGCCCTCGGCGAGATCGGGGGCGTTCACGCGACCCGTCAGGCCCTGCTGCTGACCGAGCTCCACAATTCGCCCGAAGAGCTCGCGCAGCTGATCCTCCGGCACAACCCCCTGGAACAATGGCACCGGCTGGCCGTTGATCAGCGCGACCACGGTCGGCAACGATTGGACCTGGAACGCCTGGGCGAGCCCAGGGTTCGCGTCGACGTCAACCATCGCGAGCACCACGCGCCCCGCGGTCTCGCGGGTAATCTTCGCGAGAATCGGACCGA
This genomic stretch from Leucobacter sp. CX169 harbors:
- the ligA gene encoding NAD-dependent DNA ligase LigA — encoded protein: MTEQPLNFESARAEAEELSAKIDAYRLAYHSSGVSLVSDAEYDALIRRVEEIERAFPELAGQDSPTRQVGAAIVSAGFPEHEHAERLLSLDNVFSIDEFREWAEKTAASAGRAVHWLTELKIDGLAINLAYRNGVLETATTRGDGRVGEDITENVDLIPAIPRRLSGTDAPPEFFEARGEVFLSGENFAWLNERQHQLQAAYVAEQLAKGKSEEDIPVKYPEFANARNTAAGSLRQRADKKTEAELVLMRERLGRLSLYVHGIGAWERPDFQNQSDAYAALEAWGLPVSPHSAVLDSIDEVVDFIESRGERRHDFEHEIDGIVVKVDELELHAELGATNRAPRWAIAYKFPPEEVHTKLLDIKVGVGRTGRATPYAVMAPVHVAGSTVSQATLHNQDVVKAKGVLIGDTIVLRKAGDVIPEILGAVVELRDGSEIEWHMPKGCPECGTELRAMKDGDIDLRCPNARNCPAQLSGRVEHIGSRGALDIEVLGEITADALTRPEEPAEPPLATEAGLFDLTLEQLVPIVMIVRDPETGEQKADPETGELVRRAPFQKVTLSYPPGAEEMTAAERKRDGIRKNFRNISPSKDAYTLLAELEKAKTKPLWRLLVSLNIRHVGPVAARALAEWFGSLEAIREATPEQLAEVDGVGGVIAESLADWFEADWHREIIERWSAAGVQWSTPGHPGPGAAAEAGGVLAGLTVVATGTLDGFTRDGAKEAILQAGGKAASSVSKKTDFVAAGPGAGSKHAKALELGIPVLDAAQFAVLVSEGPAALQLGADADPAGDSAP
- the mnmA gene encoding tRNA 2-thiouridine(34) synthase MnmA, coding for MKILAAMSGGVDSAVAAARAVDAGHEVVGVHLALSRMPGTLRTGSRGCCTIEDSMDARRVAGLLDIPFYVWDFSERFKEDVVDDFVAEYEAGRTPNPCMRCNEKIKFAALLDKAIALGFDAVATGHYAIMAEGPNGRELHRASAWAKDQSYVLGVLTEEQLAYCYFPLGDTPSKDLVRAEAAERGIQIAQKPDSHDICFIPDGDTRGWLSDHSERTPGDIVDEAGVVLGQHDGANGYTIGQRRGLAIGRPAEDGKPRFVLSIRPVSNQVVVGPKEALAVSQISGGRFSWAGEPGIDLAEAFDCEVQIRAHADPVPAVARLVEITDDARTELHRVDATHEVVVDPIDPLVGVAPGQTAVLYLGTRVLGQFTIDRSVSATSVSA
- a CDS encoding cysteine desulfurase family protein, producing MAGSARPARAYLDHAATSPMPDEVRTQYLHALGLVGNPASSHADGQSSLELLEAARERIAATLGAERVEVSLTSGGTESINLAVKGLFWARQSDGPRPVILLARTEHHATLEACEWLRDHQGAELFWLDVDTEGVLRPETLAAAIAEVGAERVALVTFLLANNEVGSVQPVAALCAVAEGESIPCHVDAVAALGQVPIDFHELGASTLSVSAHKIGGPVGVGALLIARRTKIEALLHGGTQQRGRSGTQDAAGAVAFAAALDLAAATVADPSALARARDRLISGVRVLVPDAKLHGTAPGAGVSARLPGNAHFTFPGCQGDSLLFLLDEAGVSVSTGSACQAGVAETSHVLLAMGVPESEALGALRMTLGGSDAESAVDRFLDALPGAVEKARRAGLS
- a CDS encoding tetratricopeptide repeat protein, which codes for MQQQMPERIPGGAVDLSHLVAKAQAGHAGASSPAGAASSTSVIDVPAAVFDATDLTFEPVSQLSQVVPVVINLYSVQSDASAKLGPILAKITRETAGRVVLAMVDVDANPGLAQAFQVQSLPTVVALINGQPVPLFQGVVPEDQLRELFGRIVELGQQQGLTGRVNAPDLAEGFVGEPAPAEPVVPPAHREAVDAIERGDYAGAAAAYEAVIARAPRDEEARAALVQVRLLLRLDGVDANSIREAASDAPTDVDAQMSVADLDVSGGHVEDGFLRLLECYPTASDEDQARLRERLVELFEVVGVTDARVVAARRRLASLLY